ATTTCAGACTCGATTTCTCGAGCATGAGAAAGAACATTGAACTGGTCCCGGATTTCATTTTCAATAATCTGTTCAAACTCGTTAAGTTTAAGAATATACGTGGCCGTCTCAAACTCGGACTCAATCGACGATTCGATCTGGTCGGCCAAGTATCGCCCATACTCGTCAAGTAATGACTTAAGTAGATACTCTCCATCAAGATCGATGATCAGATCCTCAGTTTCTAAATAACGAATCACATCGGTTGTAGCTGAGACATCTATTGCACTCTCCAAGTCGCTGTGAGAAATCTTCCCATTAACTGCATCCTGTGCGAGCTGCGAGTCAAGGCCGACATCATTGGCTCGCTCTTTCAGCTTGGGACCGATCGTATAGTAGTCGTTTTGTCCAGCCCTGATTCGCCGCAAGTACCCTCTGGATTCAAGTTGGTCGACAAAAAAATCAAGATCATCTATTGCGAGCGAAAACACTGATCGGAGACGCTCGCCGGTGACAACCATCTGTTGGCTGAACAGCATTGTCAGCTCGGTCGTTATTTCTTCATTTCCAACTGCTCCGAACTGGTCAATATAGAATACGCCATCACGAATCTGATCAAAATCAGTAAATTCGTCAGCCGAAATTTCACTAAGCCCTTTCCTGATGTCACTTATCGACAATTCATCTGCTTTCAGCACGCCTGTGTCGGCCCCCTCATATGCGGATTTAATTTCGTTCTTCACCTCTGCCGTGTAGATGAACCCGTAGTTCTCTCGTGCGATTGACTCGCACGCGTCTTCCAGTGTATCAATATCTATGGGGCGGATTGGCACACAATAACTTAGTTCGCCCAGATTACTAAATAATAACGGTGCAATTCAGTCAATTGGAATCAGCTTCTCATAGGCCATATAAAATAACGTCTATTTTAAATTTCTCCGAATCAAGTTATGTATAAATGGGGATCTCCCAACTGATGGTCGATTCTCAAGTGATCGGTGGGTACGTTGACGGTTATAATGATGTGCGAGTCATTCGTCTTTAGCTAAGACTCACACCTCGGTTGTGTAGCGGTAGCGATCGTCTCTTGTAAGATCGGTCGTTGTTGGTGGATCTCCTGAGCATCCTCGATCAGCCGCTCGAGCAACGGCGGTGGCGAGTAGCCAAGGTACTCTCCGAGTTCGTGGAGGATGAGCTGGGCGTGCGACCGAAAGGTCGCCGCCCAGCGTTCCGGCGGAAACACGATCTCGTCGTCGGCCTGCTCGGTGACCAGATCTAACAACTCACGACTCACCAACAGTGACAGCAACGCCGCGTACGAAGGTGTCATAGAACAATTCACATGGTCGTCTAACTGTGCTCAACTCGGTTGAAATCGCCGTGCACTTAGTGCACGGCATTCTTAGCGTGTCTCAGTTATGGCGAAGGAGAAGTTTGGAATCGCTGTCGAGGAAGACATCGTCCAAGAAGTGGATGAGCTGGTTGCTGAGTGTGACGATCTCGGAGCCAGCCGCTCCGAGATCGTTGAGGCCGTACTCAAAGCGTTCATTCAGTCCGACTCAGATCATATTAAACAGGTGCGAGAAATCATAATTCGGAGACGAAAAGGAACTCTTTGAGCGATTTTAGAGTCCGTGCACTGAATGCACGGACTTCTAAGCTTGTAACGCTCTAAAACAGTAATTTGAATGACTGAAGTGTGGGAACTATTCTATGACACCCTCACGCCGCGTACAACAATATTTCCACGATATCCGGATCGCTTGTGTCGAATTCGTCCAGTTCGTACTGTGTCTTCAACTCACGGAACAACGTTTCTACTTCCCACCGACACCGATACAGTGTCGCTAGATCGGACGGCAGGAACTCCTCTCGCGGAAGATTCGTGATATAGAGATGGTAGTCGTCGGCGTCCTCGTCGCGGACGCCGACGACGCGGAACCGCTTCGTATCCAGTGACCGCGTTCCTTCGTACTGACCGCGTTTGAACTCCGCTTCGACCTCTACGTCGATGTACGTCCGCGAGAGGTCATCGACTACGTCCTGGATCTGCTTGCCCTCCAAGGGAATGGCGCGCCCGCGCCATTCCCGAAATTCCGCCGTTATCACCGGATTCGCGTTCTGCTTCAGCCGACTCGCGAAGTAGCCGTCGTTCTCGTCGATCAGCGCAAACCGGCGGTACTTGAGAAGGCGTGAGACCACTGATTAAACACCGCGTCTTCGCACCCTACGACCACGCGCACAACGTGCGGATCGAAGACGATCTCTACAATCAGCGGTCGGTCTCTGAGACTGTGAACTCGGTGATTAAGCGCTCGTACGGCTCCGCCGTCCGAGCGCGTGCCTGGTACCGGCAGTTCCGAGAAATCACTCTCGTCGCGGCAGTCTACAACGTCGAACGAACACTCAAACAATAAACCCCGTCGCTGTATGCGGATTCAATAGAGCCGACAGTAATTATAAATGGCAACAGTACTGCTAGTGTTCTAACGCGTAGAAGAAAACTTCTATCAGTTTTGGGGGCGGCTTCGGCAGGGGTTACCGGCGGATGTAGCAATACTCAAAATAGTGAGCAAAGTGTGACTCCAGGGGTTGGCACCACCCCCCAGCCCTCACAGACAGAAACAACAGATGATGAATCAGCACTAACTGATCCGATATACGATTCCCCGGTTCCAGTGTCTGCAGTAGATTCACATCTTAAACAAATAGAAGACCGACAAGGCTATTCTATCCGTCTATACACCAAAAGAATTACCGATCAAGACGAATCAAAAACCAATTACGAAGTCACGATTAATTCTGATGGCAGTCGATACGTCAAAAGAGATTACAAAAGTAGAGATACCATCGAATATTTTTATCGAACGCAAGATGATATAGTATATCATAAAAAATTCTTTGGATCAGGTACTAGATACTATTCAGAGGGTTGCAAGTATACGTCTCTAGACTTTGCTCATCGCTTTGGACTAATTGGCGGTGAAATACATAATATTAGACAGGTCCCGTCTCTAAAAAGAATTATACAGAACGCTCTTGCGTAGGAGATTGTGGATACTGCTGAGCAGTAGCTATGGAGTCAAAGAGGACAAGGGCACCGCGGCAGCGGTGCCCGACACGAATGATTCCGCTGGATGTGTTTGGGTCGGAATCGGTCGCAGCAGACCTGCTCCAACAGGTTCGCTGGCGTGACGGTGTGACCTGTCCTCGCTGCCGTTCTGACCGAACGGTCAGAAACAGCAGCTACAGAGAGTTTTAACGGTATCTCTGTAAGAATTGCGACCGCACATTCAACGACAAGACAGGCACTATCTTCGCTCACTCGAAGATCGCACTCCGACGGTGGTTGTTCTCCATCTACGCGTTTCTCAGATTTAACACAAGTCTCAGCCAACTACGGTGCGAAATCGAGGTGACACACAAAACGATGCACCGGCGAATCGAGCGCTTCGCCAGAGCGCTCGATGCGCCTTCTCTTGATCTGGTTGGGCCGGTTGAAATCGACGAAGTGTACGTCTCTGCCGGGAAGAAAGGCCGCGAGCGCGACCGGGAGTCGCGCTCGCGTGGCCTGTCCACGCGCGGGCGTGGTTCGTACAGCGGCGACAAGCCACCTGTATTCATCCTCGCCGACCGAGGTACTGGACAGCGGTACGTGAACCCGGCGAAAGCCGCAGACGAATCGACGATTCGACTCCTGCTGGCCGACCGCCAGCAGGAGTCGTTAACCGTCTATACCGACGGCTTTCGAGCGTACGAACCGCTCGAAGACGACGATGCATTCGACCGCGAATACGTCGTCCACAGCGATGGCGAATACGCCGATGATGGGGTGCACGTCAACACCTGCGAGAGCCACGCGTCGCTGACGCGACGGTGGCTCTCGCCCCATCGAGGTGTTTCTAAGGACAAGCTGACACAGTACCTCAGAGCGTTTCAATTACGTCGAGAACTGTATCGAAAACCTGGACGAGACGCTCTCAAACACGCTGTCCAAGCAACACTGTGAAATCAACAATGTGCTACGCATGAGCGCTTTTGAAACAGGTTGCTGGTAGCGGATGCGGAGGCTCATTTCGAGATGGTAGAAGTACTCACTTAGCCGTTCACAGCTACGAACTGCTCCGGCCACGGCGGCTTCTTTCCTGTGGGGAAATCACAAGACAGCTCTCCACCGATAATGTACTTCCCGAGAGCGAGACCGTTAGTCAACACAGTAGGATCTGATGTCTTATAGAATAGTGCTAATAAATTACCTATGGTTATAATATTGTACTACACCCTAGGATTTTGTACCCAGGTCATCAATCAAATGCAAGCGAATCGCATGACACCGGCGACCCCCCTCACGCAGCGTGATGAAATCAAAACGGTCCAGGAGGGATCCGTTTATAAACGTCGTACCGCCGTCTGCCAAATGTTGCCCGTCACACAGAATGATGGGCGCTGCAGGATTTGAACCCGCGGCAACTTGGTCCGAAGCCAAGCACTCTGTCCAAACTGAGCTAAGCGCCCGTGTCGATTTCATACCGGCTACCGCCTTTTAACTCCCGCGATTCCGCTCGGAGACCGAGGCGCGGCGTTTATAAATCAGCGACCGGAGCCACCGGCATGGAGCAGGTTCGCGGCGTGGTCGAGCTGACGCGACCGGGGAATGCGCTCGCTGCGGGCGTGTTGACGTTCATTGGGGCCTTCGTCGCGGGTGGGCTGGCCGCGCCGGCGTCGACTGCAGTCGCCGTCCTCGCGACGGGGGCTGCGACCGGCGGCGGAAACGCGATCAACGACTACTTCGACCGCGAGATCGACGCGATCAACCGTCCCGACAGGCCGATCCCCCGCGGTGCCGTCACCCCCCGAGGGGCCTTCGTATTCAGTCTTGCACTGTTCGCCGCCGCAGTCGGGTTGACCCTGTTGTTGCCGCCGATTGCCGTCGCTATCGCGGTCGTCAACCTCCTTGCGTTGCTCGCGTACACCGAGATGTTCAAGGGGCTACCGGGCGTCGGCAACGCCCTCGTCGCGTATCTCACGGGGAGTACGTTCCTCTACGGCGGCGCCGCGGTCGGCGGTGACCTCGCGACCGTCTCGGTCCTCTTTGTGCTGGCCGCCGCGGCGACGATGGCGCGCGAGATCGTCAAGGACGTCGAGGACGTCGCGGGCGACCGCAAGGAGGGCCTCAGCACGCTGCCGATCGCTGTCGGCGAACGGACGGCACTGGGCGTCGCGGCGGTGTTCGTCGCGACCGCGATGCTCGCGAGCCCGCTCCCGTTCCTCCGCGGGACGTTCGGGAGCGCCTACCTCGTCGTGTTGGTGCCGACGCTTCTCGGACTCGGCGCCGGGACCTACCGGTCGTTCGACGATCCGGCGACGGGCCAGACGTGGCTGAAGGCGTCGATGTTCCTCGCGGCGTTGGCGTTCGTTGCCGGGCGGGCCGCGGTCGTGGTTTGAGCGCCTCCGGGACGGCCGATCGGGAGCGCCGCCGCGAGCGCGCGGGTCCGGATTTTTATATGACGGTGACGTACCGCCGGACATGCCAGTGCAAAACGACGACGAACTGCGGGAGATCCTCGAACTCGATGCGATCGCCGTCGTCGGCTGTTCGGCGACGCCGGGCAAAGCCGCCCACTCGATCCCGGAGTTCATGCGCAAGCGGGGCTACGAGATCGTCCCGATCAACCCCTACGCCGACGAGATATTCGGCGCCGAACCCTACGATTCGGTCTCGGACGTCGAGGAGACGGTCGACATCGTCGATGTGTTCCGCCCGAGCGAGGAGGTCTCAGAAATCGCTGACGAGGCGATCGCCCGCGACGACGTCGAGGTCGTCTGGACGCAACTCGGCATCACCGATTCCGAGGCGGGTGAGCGGATCGAGGCGGCCGGCAAGCGCTACGTTGAGGACCGCTGTCTCAAGGTGGAGTACCAGCGCCTGATGGGCTGAGCGTTCAGTTCCCCGTCCCGGAGTCGGCTGCCGCGTCGCCGTCTGGTTCCGTATCGGCCCCCGTCGGCTCCGCGGCCCCCGATTCGGCCCCGTCGGCCACCGATCCGGGCGCGCCGTCTCCGCCCTCGGCGTCCGGAATCACGTTTTCCGGGGGCGGCCCGTCGTCTGCCTCGGCCTCCTCGATCGCGACCTCCGTGAGGAGTTCGTCGACGTCGATACCCTCCTTTTCGGCGAGCGCCTCCAGTATCGCGGCCTGCCCATCGAGTTTGTTTTCGAGGGCGGTGACGCGTCTGTTCGTCTGGGTGACCGTCTCGCGCATCTCGAGGATCTGCTCGCGGAGTTCGTTGATCCGGCTGTACAGCTCTTCGCCCATGTCGGCGACCTTCTGGAGCTTCCTGGTCGCGCCTCCAAGTCCCATGCCCCCCGGTTCGGGAGGCCCGATTGTGTGCCTTGCGGTCGGGTCGGACGCCCGGAGTCGCGGGCCTTCCGAATCGTCCCCGGAGTCCGCCGACGGCGTTCCCCGCGCCGATTTATACTGTCGGGGGCGTACGAGCCCACATGCGCCTGATCGAAGGCACCCTCGCCGACGTCGACCGCGACCGGGCCGTCACGGCGGCACTACCCGGTCTCGCGGCGGACGCCGGCGACTCGGTGCTCCGCGTGTGGACGCCGCCGAGACGACTCGCGTTCGGCCGCCGCGACGCCGCCGTCGACGGCTACGACCGCGCGCGCCGTGTCGCCGCCCGACGCGGCTACACGCCGATCGAGCGCCGCGTCGGTGGAAGCGCGGTCGCCTACACCGGCGACACGGTCTCGTTCGCGTACGCGGTGCCGACCGACGACGGCCGCGACGGGATCGAACGCCGGTATCGCGGGGCGACGGAGACGGTGTTGCGGGCATTCCGGGCGGTCGGCGCGGACGTCACGCACGGCGAACCCGCGGACTCGTTTTGCCCTGGCAACTACTCGATCCGGGGCGATGGCAAAATCGCGGGGATCGCCCAGCGGGTCACACGCGAGTGTG
The genomic region above belongs to Natronomonas moolapensis 8.8.11 and contains:
- a CDS encoding geranylgeranylglycerol-phosphate geranylgeranyltransferase; this encodes MEQVRGVVELTRPGNALAAGVLTFIGAFVAGGLAAPASTAVAVLATGAATGGGNAINDYFDREIDAINRPDRPIPRGAVTPRGAFVFSLALFAAAVGLTLLLPPIAVAIAVVNLLALLAYTEMFKGLPGVGNALVAYLTGSTFLYGGAAVGGDLATVSVLFVLAAAATMAREIVKDVEDVAGDRKEGLSTLPIAVGERTALGVAAVFVATAMLASPLPFLRGTFGSAYLVVLVPTLLGLGAGTYRSFDDPATGQTWLKASMFLAALAFVAGRAAVVV
- a CDS encoding CoA-binding protein, whose protein sequence is MPVQNDDELREILELDAIAVVGCSATPGKAAHSIPEFMRKRGYEIVPINPYADEIFGAEPYDSVSDVEETVDIVDVFRPSEEVSEIADEAIARDDVEVVWTQLGITDSEAGERIEAAGKRYVEDRCLKVEYQRLMG
- a CDS encoding DUF5798 family protein, which produces MGLGGATRKLQKVADMGEELYSRINELREQILEMRETVTQTNRRVTALENKLDGQAAILEALAEKEGIDVDELLTEVAIEEAEADDGPPPENVIPDAEGGDGAPGSVADGAESGAAEPTGADTEPDGDAAADSGTGN
- a CDS encoding lipoate--protein ligase family protein, yielding MRLIEGTLADVDRDRAVTAALPGLAADAGDSVLRVWTPPRRLAFGRRDAAVDGYDRARRVAARRGYTPIERRVGGSAVAYTGDTVSFAYAVPTDDGRDGIERRYRGATETVLRAFRAVGADVTHGEPADSFCPGNYSIRGDGKIAGIAQRVTRECALVGGCVVVRSADRESIAAVLDPVYSALKMPFAPESVGSIATAGGPGDVGPVVEALEAAFGADRSTTRVPAAELVE